A genomic stretch from Spiroplasma endosymbiont of Clivina fossor includes:
- a CDS encoding DEAD/DEAH box helicase family protein, producing the protein MKEKGYYDLLLKLDETINEDYIVKNLNDEKNAIKDIDKYLLKQFNNILSIKLQEHKTVNDKLKFLNQIIANYSEQSQLSNNVLLQIGNDLQEKVSYHQEIRLSDNHLFTNENEQELINEINKEIKTADSVYFIYPFISKGMINKIRNSFLYAQQHNIKINFITTTFDDIALFVNLYELKNLVNSYNNILIRVEDNTEKRSERIHIKAAIFKRKSGFSTAIVGSSNLTYKGMMRGREWNIKISEFSNPNLYYHLFREYEKIWNDNLVNFNNADEREILLTRIDNNRLHIKAQNDGTITRKYSMYDFQQKIVNRLQYRRKINKTKHLVIMATGTGKTIISAFDYLNQIKENNNFRPRLLFLAHQREIIDQAILTFRNVLQDNKFGRVFYENQTLDNTNYLFATVQSVYRNLKKFLPDQFDVIIFDEAHHIAAKSFATIFNYFQSKQVIGLTATPEREDNKLITPYFDNEFAYELRLWDAINQRLLSPFDYYCIDDISSNLEGIDLNNDVELFKKLNTSERNKLLFSVINNYIGIYAQSFCLVFCITTTHAKIVANFLQKEGLQAAYLTNEVSQQERITIINNFKKGKINYLCVVNMFNEGIDVPQIDTIIMLRPTSSKTIYLQQLGRGLRKTDSKNKLEVYDLIANVDKKYDITVGIKNLYNSHLERNKAFLGGNSGLPYGCTITLEKRSQKVILANLQKWYENKKRIHLVIKHYYRIYGVEGLVKVLQDYELTLWEFYNFLNDFYLKIGQDIKVYANGINDSNRNKNLLKQFLFLNEYHLINYFYQRLLKNINNEAINYEYDNLLICSLLYEVTSMKAFLKVFPNYLEIDDLVAEFINHNKLVVNELVMILKYKLENETLLVNEHNFLLYPLLTYESIFTVRQALCAIRRVNFIKQLGELRIIAFQAGHLTFDQTKAVIFADVAGSKYGKKTKYDATTKEYWWSIPEDKTMQSKLVNDLQNLKIAKFLFLDNKINHNLPNLYLKLYNFIGLGKYIDCVQEDYITVKFLIE; encoded by the coding sequence ATGAAAGAAAAAGGTTATTATGATTTATTACTAAAATTAGATGAAACAATTAATGAAGATTATATTGTTAAAAATCTTAATGATGAAAAAAATGCCATTAAAGACATTGATAAATATTTATTGAAGCAATTTAATAATATTTTAAGTATTAAATTGCAAGAACATAAAACAGTTAATGATAAGTTAAAATTTTTAAATCAAATTATTGCTAATTATAGTGAACAATCACAATTATCTAATAATGTTTTATTACAAATAGGTAATGATTTGCAAGAAAAAGTTAGTTATCATCAAGAAATTCGATTAAGTGATAATCACTTATTTACTAATGAAAATGAACAAGAATTAATTAATGAAATTAATAAAGAAATTAAAACTGCTGATAGTGTTTATTTTATTTATCCTTTTATTTCTAAGGGAATGATTAATAAAATTAGAAATTCTTTTTTATATGCTCAACAACATAATATTAAGATTAATTTTATTACAACAACTTTTGATGATATTGCTTTATTTGTTAATTTGTATGAATTAAAAAACTTAGTTAATAGTTATAATAATATTTTAATTAGGGTAGAAGATAATACTGAAAAGCGTAGCGAAAGAATTCATATTAAAGCAGCAATTTTTAAAAGAAAATCAGGTTTTTCAACAGCAATTGTTGGTTCTTCTAATTTAACTTATAAGGGAATGATGCGTGGAAGAGAATGAAATATTAAAATTAGTGAGTTTAGTAATCCTAATTTATATTATCATCTCTTTCGCGAATATGAAAAAATTTGAAATGATAATCTTGTTAATTTTAATAATGCTGATGAGCGTGAGATATTACTAACAAGAATTGATAATAATCGTTTACATATTAAAGCACAAAATGATGGAACGATAACAAGAAAATATTCAATGTATGATTTTCAGCAAAAAATTGTTAATCGCTTACAATATCGTCGCAAGATTAATAAAACTAAGCATTTGGTTATTATGGCTACGGGAACGGGAAAAACTATTATTAGTGCTTTTGATTATTTAAATCAAATTAAAGAAAATAATAATTTTCGCCCCCGATTATTATTTTTAGCTCATCAACGAGAAATTATTGATCAAGCAATATTAACTTTTCGTAATGTTTTACAAGATAATAAGTTTGGTCGTGTTTTTTATGAAAATCAAACATTAGATAATACTAATTATTTATTTGCTACTGTGCAATCCGTTTATCGTAATTTAAAAAAATTTTTACCGGATCAGTTTGATGTTATTATTTTTGATGAAGCCCATCATATTGCTGCTAAATCATTTGCAACAATTTTTAATTATTTTCAATCAAAACAAGTTATTGGTTTAACAGCAACTCCCGAAAGGGAAGATAATAAGTTAATTACGCCGTATTTTGATAATGAATTTGCTTATGAATTACGGTTATGAGATGCTATTAATCAACGCTTATTATCGCCATTTGACTATTATTGTATTGATGATATTAGTAGCAATCTTGAAGGGATTGATTTAAATAATGATGTTGAATTGTTTAAGAAATTGAATACTAGTGAACGTAATAAATTATTATTTAGTGTGATTAATAATTATATTGGTATTTATGCTCAATCATTTTGTTTAGTATTTTGTATCACAACAACGCATGCTAAAATTGTTGCTAATTTTCTTCAAAAGGAAGGGTTACAGGCTGCTTATTTAACTAATGAAGTATCACAACAAGAGCGAATAACAATTATTAATAATTTTAAAAAGGGTAAAATTAATTATTTGTGTGTTGTTAATATGTTTAATGAAGGGATTGATGTTCCGCAAATTGATACAATTATAATGTTACGACCAACAAGTTCAAAAACTATTTATTTACAACAATTAGGTCGTGGTTTAAGAAAAACTGATAGTAAAAATAAGTTAGAAGTTTATGATTTAATTGCTAATGTTGATAAAAAATATGATATTACTGTGGGAATTAAAAATCTTTATAATTCTCATTTAGAAAGGAATAAAGCATTTTTAGGTGGTAATAGTGGTTTACCCTATGGGTGTACGATTACTTTAGAGAAACGCAGTCAAAAAGTTATTTTAGCAAACTTACAAAAATGATATGAAAATAAAAAACGCATCCATTTAGTTATTAAACATTATTATCGGATTTATGGTGTTGAGGGTTTAGTTAAAGTTTTACAAGATTATGAATTAACCTTATGGGAATTTTATAATTTTTTAAATGATTTTTATTTAAAAATTGGTCAAGATATTAAAGTTTATGCAAATGGTATTAATGATTCTAATCGTAATAAAAATCTTTTAAAGCAATTTTTATTTCTTAATGAGTATCATTTAATAAATTATTTTTATCAGCGATTGTTAAAAAACATTAATAATGAAGCAATTAATTATGAATATGATAATTTATTAATTTGTTCGCTTTTATATGAAGTAACTAGTATGAAAGCCTTTTTAAAAGTGTTTCCTAATTATTTAGAAATTGATGATTTAGTAGCAGAATTTATTAATCATAATAAATTAGTTGTTAATGAACTAGTAATGATATTAAAATATAAATTAGAAAATGAAACCTTATTAGTTAATGAACATAATTTTTTGTTGTATCCATTGTTGACTTATGAATCAATATTTACTGTTCGTCAAGCCTTATGTGCAATTCGTCGTGTAAATTTTATTAAACAATTAGGTGAATTAAGAATTATTGCTTTTCAAGCTGGACATTTAACTTTTGATCAAACAAAAGCAGTTATTTTTGCTGATGTTGCTGGTAGTAAATATGGTAAGAAAACGAAATATGATGCTACAACTAAAGAATATTGGTGGTCAATTCCTGAGGATAAAACAATGCAAAGTAAATTAGTGAATGATTTACAAAATTTAAAAATTGCGAAGTTTTTATTTTTAGATAATAAAATTAATCACAATTTACCAAATTTATATTTAAAACTTTATAATTTTATTGGTTTGGGAAAATACATTGATTGTGTACAAGAAGATTACATTACTGTAAAGTTTTTGATAGAATAA
- a CDS encoding IS1/IS1595 family N-terminal zinc-binding domain-containing protein: MEKIIQELVNTLTDDQFLEFYEKVKQQAELIKKQKRLNEIDQKFRAQGIKCPKCESYHCVKNGHNSEGKQKYLCKNCRASFDAFRNHFIY, translated from the coding sequence ATGGAAAAAATAATTCAAGAACTAGTAAATACTTTAACAGATGATCAATTTTTAGAATTTTATGAAAAAGTCAAACAACAAGCAGAATTAATAAAAAAACAAAAACGTTTAAATGAAATTGATCAAAAATTTAGAGCGCAAGGTATTAAATGCCCTAAATGTGAATCTTACCATTGCGTTAAAAATGGACATAATTCAGAAGGAAAACAAAAATATTTATGTAAAAATTGCCGTGCAAGTTTTGACGCTTTTCGTAATCATTTTATTTATTAG
- a CDS encoding transposase family protein: MLDKYKDENEFYSLIGIKYKTFMKMVEILKEGEAKQKQIGGRPNKLSIEQRLLMTLEYWKEYSTYCIIAKKYNISHVSCIRNIFWVENTLIKNSHFHIPGKKILLENKGTTNNLLAIDATEIPIERIKKN, translated from the coding sequence ATGTTAGATAAATACAAAGACGAAAACGAATTTTATAGTTTAATAGGCATAAAATATAAAACTTTCATGAAAATGGTAGAAATTTTAAAAGAAGGTGAAGCTAAACAAAAACAAATTGGTGGTAGACCAAATAAATTATCAATAGAGCAAAGATTACTTATGACTTTAGAATACTGAAAAGAATATAGTACATATTGTATTATTGCAAAAAAATATAATATTAGTCATGTTAGTTGTATTCGTAATATCTTTTGAGTTGAAAATACTCTAATAAAAAATAGTCACTTTCATATACCTGGCAAAAAGATATTATTAGAAAATAAGGGTACTACTAATAATTTATTAGCAATTGATGCTACAGAAATTCCAATTGAAAGAATTAAAAAAAACTAA
- a CDS encoding transposase family protein has protein sequence MFSGKKRQHSLKSQIIIDLFNNKIISVDFCYGSTHDYKLFLKSNTLINPKLELIADSGYQGLQNVHKNTLLPIKKSKNNPLNPDKKEYNSFLSKVRIVIEHVFARLKRFKILVYRYRNKIRRFGLRFNLISGIYNFELS, from the coding sequence TTATTTTCTGGTAAGAAAAGGCAACATTCATTAAAATCGCAAATAATTATTGATTTATTTAACAATAAAATTATTTCAGTAGATTTTTGTTATGGCAGTACTCATGATTATAAGTTATTTTTAAAATCAAATACACTTATAAATCCAAAATTAGAATTAATTGCCGATTCAGGATATCAAGGTTTGCAAAATGTTCATAAAAATACATTATTGCCAATTAAAAAGAGTAAAAATAATCCTTTAAATCCAGATAAAAAGGAATATAATAGCTTTTTAAGTAAAGTTAGAATTGTCATTGAACATGTTTTTGCTAGATTAAAAAGATTTAAAATACTAGTTTATCGTTATCGCAATAAGATTAGAAGATTTGGATTACGATTTAACTTAATTTCAGGAATATATAATTTTGAATTAAGCTAG
- a CDS encoding IS256 family transposase — protein sequence MKKEPDAIDKVVDYFLENIDNPQDLFKGNTIFQEFTKKLTERMLNTEIKDYLETDENHNKRNGNTQKIIIIKNGSIAIDVPRDRNSTFEPVIIPKRRRRFDNFDQKVISLYARGMTISDIKAQLQEFYHGAEISESLISQITDDVIEEVKMWQTKPLEKIYPIVYFDCIVVKVKQDKRIINKAVYLALGINLDGLKDILGMWISENEGAKFWLNNLTEMKNRGLQDILVACSDNLTGMSDAIEAVFPKTQHQLCIVHQIRNSLKFVPYKDRKLVANDLKSIYTAINEEIALIALDHFSEKWNKKYPPITKSWKNNWNNLIIFLEYPQEFRRIIYTTNAIESVNSQLRKVIKNKKIFPNDASVFKIFYLAFQNMVKKWTMPIQNWSSAISHLMIKFEDRVNLS from the coding sequence ATAAAAAAAGAACCTGACGCAATTGATAAAGTTGTTGATTATTTTTTAGAAAATATTGATAATCCACAAGATTTATTTAAAGGCAATACTATTTTTCAGGAATTTACCAAAAAATTAACTGAACGAATGTTAAATACGGAAATTAAAGATTATCTTGAAACTGATGAGAATCATAATAAAAGAAATGGCAACACACAAAAAATCATTATTATTAAAAATGGTTCAATCGCAATTGATGTACCAAGAGATCGAAATAGTACTTTTGAACCAGTAATTATTCCGAAAAGACGAAGAAGATTTGATAACTTTGATCAAAAAGTAATTTCTTTATATGCAAGAGGAATGACAATTTCTGATATCAAAGCACAATTGCAAGAATTCTATCACGGAGCAGAAATTTCAGAAAGTTTAATTAGTCAAATAACTGATGATGTTATTGAAGAAGTTAAAATGTGACAAACTAAACCTTTAGAGAAGATTTATCCGATTGTTTATTTTGATTGTATTGTTGTTAAAGTAAAGCAAGATAAACGAATAATAAATAAAGCAGTTTATCTTGCCTTAGGAATTAATTTAGATGGTTTAAAAGATATTTTAGGAATGTGAATTAGTGAGAATGAGGGCGCCAAATTTTGACTTAATAATCTTACGGAAATGAAAAATCGTGGCTTACAAGATATTCTTGTTGCTTGTAGTGATAATTTAACTGGGATGTCTGATGCAATAGAAGCTGTTTTCCCAAAAACACAGCACCAATTATGCATTGTTCATCAAATTCGCAATAGTTTAAAATTTGTTCCTTACAAAGATCGCAAACTTGTAGCTAATGATTTAAAATCAATTTATACAGCAATTAATGAAGAAATAGCGTTAATTGCTTTAGATCATTTTTCTGAAAAATGAAATAAAAAGTATCCACCAATTACTAAATCATGAAAAAATAACTGAAATAATTTAATAATTTTTCTTGAATATCCTCAGGAATTTAGAAGAATTATTTACACAACTAATGCGATTGAATCTGTTAATAGTCAATTAAGAAAAGTCATTAAGAATAAAAAGATTTTTCCTAATGACGCATCAGTTTTTAAAATATTTTATTTAGCATTTCAAAATATGGTTAAGAAATGAACGATGCCAATTCAAAATTGGAGTAGTGCAATTTCACATTTAATGATAAAATTTGAAGACAGAGTGAATTTAAGTTAA
- a CDS encoding transposase — protein sequence MIQISLLGQSSKTISRFIKTTLKTAWYNRQKLMKSKQLENTQLKFKKLSGKIQIDETFIKEIHKGNFKYKTDPRRIHLDPFATNTKCCIQMAIDNNNNIYVKSTNTKRLQKQWVIENMNKELINENSIITSDMQKLYFLVAKQTNSTLCVTKTTINPEASYRNLNKISKLQSSLKEALIHYHGLGFTNIQNYLNLWKWKYQHKGLTPNQQTAVLYFNV from the coding sequence TTGATTCAAATTTCATTGCTGGGGCAATCTAGTAAAACAATTTCTCGTTTTATTAAAACTACATTAAAAACTGCTTGATATAATCGTCAAAAATTAATGAAATCAAAACAATTAGAAAATACCCAATTAAAATTTAAAAAATTATCTGGTAAAATCCAAATCGATGAAACATTTATTAAAGAAATCCATAAAGGAAATTTCAAATATAAAACTGATCCACGAAGAATTCACCTTGACCCATTCGCAACTAATACTAAATGCTGTATTCAAATGGCAATTGATAATAATAACAATATTTATGTTAAATCCACAAACACCAAACGTTTACAAAAACAATGAGTTATTGAAAATATGAACAAAGAATTAATTAACGAAAATTCAATTATTACTTCTGATATGCAAAAATTATATTTTTTAGTAGCAAAACAAACAAATTCTACTTTATGTGTAACTAAAACAACAATTAATCCTGAAGCTAGTTATCGTAACTTAAATAAAATCAGTAAATTACAATCTAGTCTTAAAGAAGCCTTAATTCATTATCATGGTTTAGGTTTTACTAATATTCAAAATTATTTAAATCTCTGAAAATGAAAATACCAACATAAGGGTTTAACTCCAAACCAACAAACAGCGGTATTATATTTTAATGTATAA
- a CDS encoding IS3 family transposase (programmed frameshift), whose translation MGNKTSYSEEFKKQIVMLYKNGKSVINLGKEYNLPKPTIYSWVKNYNNSGSFKAKDNRTVEENELIYLRKENQQLRMENDIFKASSTDNRQKITIINNNKTKYSVRKICKILGLLKSTYYYQTNKCTKFDINNYEQEVISAFNKSRKIYGARKIKAVLIRKNIILSRRKIRFIMIKNNLVSKYTKLKYRNHEKTVNNDQINNVLNRQFNDQKPNEVVVSDLTYVQVGTKWHYICLLIDLFNREVIGYSAGPNKTAELVQQAFHKITRPLNKITLFHTDRGNEFKNKIIDEILITFKIQRSLSTKGCPYDNAVAETTYKTFKTEFINGKKFANLTQLKCELFDFVNWYNNIRIHGSLNYLTPVEFRKYQST comes from the exons ATGGGAAATAAAACCTCATACTCTGAAGAATTTAAAAAACAAATTGTAATGCTATACAAAAATGGCAAAAGTGTTATTAATTTAGGGAAAGAATATAATTTACCAAAACCAACTATTTATAGTTGAGTTAAAAATTATAATAATTCTGGGTCATTTAAAGCAAAAGATAATCGCACTGTCGAAGAAAATGAATTAATTTACTTGCGAAAAGAAAACCAACAATTACGAATGGAAAATGACATTT TTAAAGCAAGCAGCACTGATAATCGGCAAAAAATAACAATAATTAATAACAACAAAACTAAATATTCAGTGAGGAAAATATGTAAGATTTTAGGTTTACTAAAATCAACATATTATTATCAAACTAATAAATGCACTAAGTTTGATATTAATAATTATGAACAAGAAGTTATCAGTGCATTTAATAAAAGTCGTAAGATTTATGGTGCTCGTAAAATTAAAGCTGTTTTAATAAGAAAAAATATCATCTTATCACGACGAAAAATTCGATTCATTATGATCAAAAATAATTTGGTTTCTAAATACACCAAATTAAAATATCGTAATCATGAAAAAACAGTTAATAATGACCAAATTAATAATGTTTTAAATCGTCAATTTAATGACCAAAAACCCAATGAAGTTGTTGTTAGTGATTTAACATATGTTCAAGTTGGTACTAAATGACATTATATTTGTTTATTAATTGACTTGTTTAATCGCGAAGTAATTGGCTATAGTGCTGGACCAAATAAAACTGCTGAACTAGTTCAACAAGCTTTTCACAAGATAACACGACCATTAAATAAAATAACTTTATTTCATACTGATCGTGGTAATGAATTCAAAAATAAAATCATTGATGAAATTTTAATAACCTTTAAAATTCAAAGATCATTAAGTACCAAAGGATGCCCGTATGATAATGCTGTTGCTGAAACAACTTACAAAACCTTTAAAACTGAATTTATTAACGGTAAAAAATTTGCAAACTTAACACAATTAAAATGCGAACTATTTGATTTTGTTAATTGATATAACAATATTCGAATTCATGGCAGTTTAAATTATTTAACTCCCGTTGAATTTAGAAAATACCAGTCTACATAA
- a CDS encoding transposase family protein produces the protein MTLEYWREYRTYFHIAKSYDISESSCYRNIKWIEDTLIKHPNFQQLTGQKSLLKDYFKDKTVIIDVTESQIQRPKKDKNSTTQEKRKNTQ, from the coding sequence ATGACTTTAGAATATTGAAGAGAATATAGAACTTATTTTCATATTGCAAAAAGTTATGATATTAGTGAAAGTAGTTGTTATAGAAATATCAAATGAATTGAAGACACTTTAATAAAACACCCTAATTTTCAACAACTTACTGGTCAAAAATCACTATTAAAAGATTATTTCAAAGATAAGACTGTTATAATTGATGTAACTGAAAGCCAAATCCAACGCCCAAAAAAAGACAAAAACAGCACTACTCAGGAAAAAAGAAAAAACACACAATAA
- a CDS encoding IS1/IS1595 family N-terminal zinc-binding domain-containing protein, producing the protein MEKIIQELVNTLTDDQFLEFYEKVKQQAELIKKQKRLNEIDQKFRAQGIKCPKYESYHYVKNGHNSEGKQKYLCKNCRASFDAFRNHFIYWSHLNYEQWNLLIQISLLEQSSKTISRFIKTTLKTAWYNRQKLMKSKQLENTQLKFKKLSGKIQIDETFIKEIHKGNFKYKTDPRRIHLDPFATNTKCCIQMAIDNNNNIYVKSTNTKRLQKQWVIENMNKELINENSIITSDMQKLYFLVAKQTNSTLCVTKTTINPEASYRNLNKISKLQSSLKEALIHYHGLGFTNIQNYLNLWKWKYQHKGLTPNQQTAVLYFNRLLAKLI; encoded by the coding sequence ATGGAAAAAATAATTCAAGAACTAGTAAATACTTTAACAGATGATCAATTTTTAGAATTTTATGAAAAAGTCAAACAACAAGCAGAATTAATAAAAAAACAAAAACGTTTAAATGAAATTGATCAAAAATTTAGAGCGCAAGGTATTAAATGCCCTAAATATGAATCTTACCATTACGTTAAAAATGGACATAATTCAGAAGGAAAACAAAAATATTTATGTAAAAATTGCCGTGCAAGTTTTGACGCTTTTCGTAATCATTTTATTTATTGAAGTCATTTAAATTATGAACAATGAAATTTATTGATTCAAATTTCATTGCTGGAGCAATCTAGTAAAACAATTTCTCGTTTTATTAAAACTACATTAAAAACTGCTTGATATAATCGTCAAAAATTAATGAAATCAAAACAATTAGAAAATACCCAATTAAAATTTAAAAAATTATCTGGTAAAATCCAAATCGATGAAACATTTATTAAAGAAATCCATAAAGGAAATTTCAAATATAAAACTGATCCACGAAGAATTCACCTTGACCCATTCGCAACTAATACTAAATGCTGTATTCAAATGGCAATTGATAATAATAACAATATTTATGTTAAATCCACAAACACCAAACGTTTGCAAAAACAATGAGTTATTGAAAATATGAACAAAGAATTAATTAACGAAAATTCAATTATTACTTCTGATATGCAAAAATTATATTTTTTAGTAGCAAAACAAACAAATTCTACTTTATGTGTAACTAAAACAACAATTAATCCTGAAGCTAGTTATCGTAACTTAAATAAAATCAGTAAATTACAATCTAGTCTTAAAGAAGCCTTAATTCATTATCATGGTTTAGGTTTTACTAATATTCAAAATTATTTAAATCTCTGAAAATGAAAATACCAACATAAGGGCTTAACTCCAAACCAACAAACAGCGGTATTATATTTTAATAGACTTCTTGCAAAATTAATTTAA
- a CDS encoding IS1/IS1595 family N-terminal zinc-binding domain-containing protein, with protein MKLIKNLERKVFKCPKCESYHCVKNGHNSEGKQKYLCKNCRASFDAFRNHFIYWSHLNYEQWNLLIQISLLGQSSKTISRFIKTTLKTAWYNRQKLMKSKQLENTQLNFKKLSGKIQIDETFIKEIHKGNFKYKTDPRRIHLDPFATNTKCCIQMAIDNNNNIYVKSTNTKRLQKQWVIENMNKELINENSIITSDMQKLYFLVAKQTNSTLCVTKTTINPEASYRNLNKISKLQSSLKEALIHYHGLGFTNIQNYLNLWKWKYQHKGLTPNQQTAVLYFNRLLAKLIW; from the coding sequence ATGAAATTGATCAAAAATTTAGAGCGCAAGGTATTTAAATGCCCTAAATGTGAATCTTACCATTGCGTTAAAAATGGACATAATTCAGAAGGAAAACAAAAATATTTATGTAAAAATTGCCGTGCAAGTTTTGACGCTTTTCGTAATCATTTTATTTATTGAAGTCATTTAAATTATGAACAATGAAATTTATTGATTCAAATTTCATTGCTGGGGCAATCTAGTAAAACAATTTCTCGTTTTATTAAAACTACATTAAAAACTGCTTGATATAATCGTCAAAAATTAATGAAATCAAAACAATTAGAAAATACCCAATTAAATTTTAAAAAATTATCTGGTAAAATCCAAATCGATGAAACATTTATTAAAGAAATCCATAAAGGAAATTTCAAATATAAAACTGATCCACGAAGAATTCACCTTGACCCATTCGCAACTAATACTAAATGCTGTATTCAAATGGCAATTGATAATAATAACAATATTTATGTTAAATCCACAAACACCAAACGTTTACAAAAACAATGAGTTATTGAAAATATGAACAAAGAATTAATTAACGAAAATTCAATTATTACTTCTGATATGCAAAAATTATATTTTTTAGTAGCAAAACAAACAAATTCTACTTTATGTGTAACTAAAACAACAATTAATCCTGAAGCTAGTTATCGTAACTTAAATAAAATCAGTAAATTACAATCTAGTCTTAAAGAAGCCTTAATTCATTATCATGGTTTAGGTTTTACTAATATTCAAAATTATTTAAATCTCTGAAAATGAAAATACCAACATAAGGGTTTAACTCCAAACCAACAAACAGCGGTATTATATTTTAATAGACTTCTTGCAAAATTAATATGATAA